From Pelmatolapia mariae isolate MD_Pm_ZW linkage group LG1, Pm_UMD_F_2, whole genome shotgun sequence, one genomic window encodes:
- the eva1a gene encoding protein eva-1 homolog A: protein MSAPTTGSPNMEVKVVSQEMALLSNILAAYTFIADQPERTALVFLGGVCVGLLVTLCAIVFQIHCRADCHYGNTNNLPHRPRNRLQHRRHHSCHHHQPADSNPDNTAVVPSGETGPTGDSESEDWDDTTDPSARRRRRFERSLLHATMFTSAEELDRAQRLEERERILREIWMNGQPDISTVTQSLNRYY from the exons ATGAGCGCTCCAACAACAGGAAGCCCAAATATGGAGGTGAAGGTGGTGTCCCAGGAGATGGCATTGCTTAGCAATATACTGGCTGCTTACACCTTCATTGCAG ACCAGCCCGAGAGGACAGCGCTTGTGTTTCTTGGCGGCGTGTGCGTTGGCCTTCttgtcacactgtgcgccatcGTCTTCCAAATACACTGTCGAGCAGACTGCCACTATGGCAACACTAACAATCTTCCCCATCGCCCAAGGAACAGACTCCAACATCGTCGGCATCACAGTTGTCACCACCATCAGCCTGCAGACAGCAACCCAGACAATACTGCTGTCGTCCCCTCTGGAGAGACTGGGCCCACTGGGGACAGCGAGTCTGAGGACTGGGATGACACAACTGATCCATCAGCCCGGAGACGCAGACGCTTTGAGAGATCCCTACTGCACGCCACCATGTTCACATCAGCTGAGG AGCTGGACCGGGCCCAGAGGCTAGAAGAGCGGGAGAGGATCCTCCGAGAGATCTGGATGAACGGACAACCAGACATCAGTACAGTCACTCAAAGTCTTAACAGATATTATTGA